One window of Streptomyces sp. NBC_00273 genomic DNA carries:
- a CDS encoding ATP-binding protein, translating into MNAADTKGPQLRSALRELEIFAGITEEQLDWLVSVSEPRVLADGDVLFRDGEEATGFHVLLSGGLVVTKVVDGREEVLTRHSTEEESVAAEEHDGKPSAAHRFTGELPLLTDGSYVATAAASGPSTTVVAYPKPVFFEMLTRCHGVAAVLIPVLAWRIKSSEVQARKRATVEALGTLAAGLAHELNNPAAAVARAAQELAPALDRLTRTAQAWGAAASGAERSLLDRIADELDKLPPPATTDPFAQADAEEAIADWAEEAGIERPGLLGSGVADLGLELGWLLERLEGVGEPALAPALDHLAALLEIRSLAAELRAAGPRISQLVSATRDYANLDRAPEQRFPVTDGLENTLVVLRAKLAGITIVREYEPDLPELTGYPSELNQVWTNLVDNAAEAMEGSGVLTLRARAEGVCMVVEIADTGRGIPAESLPRIFEPFYTTKDVGKGTGLGLHLSYRIVTQRHHGSITARSRSGETRMVVRLPFAGSAQSCASPATTPETAPIVGTRPS; encoded by the coding sequence GTGAACGCGGCGGACACCAAGGGCCCGCAACTGCGGTCGGCCCTGCGCGAGCTGGAGATCTTCGCCGGGATCACCGAGGAGCAGCTGGACTGGCTGGTCTCGGTGTCCGAGCCCCGGGTCCTGGCCGACGGCGACGTCCTCTTCCGGGACGGCGAGGAGGCCACCGGCTTCCACGTCCTGCTCTCCGGCGGGCTGGTCGTCACCAAGGTCGTCGACGGCCGGGAGGAGGTGCTCACCCGGCACTCCACCGAGGAGGAGAGCGTCGCCGCCGAGGAGCATGACGGCAAGCCGTCCGCCGCCCACCGGTTCACCGGCGAACTGCCCCTGCTGACCGACGGGTCCTACGTGGCCACCGCGGCCGCCAGCGGCCCGTCGACCACGGTGGTGGCCTACCCGAAGCCGGTCTTCTTCGAGATGCTGACCCGCTGCCACGGGGTGGCCGCCGTACTGATCCCCGTACTGGCCTGGCGCATCAAGTCCTCCGAGGTGCAGGCCCGCAAGCGGGCCACCGTGGAGGCGCTCGGCACCCTGGCCGCCGGGCTCGCCCACGAGCTGAACAACCCGGCGGCGGCCGTGGCCCGGGCCGCGCAGGAACTGGCCCCCGCCCTGGACCGGCTCACCCGTACCGCCCAGGCCTGGGGCGCGGCCGCCTCGGGCGCGGAGCGCTCGCTCCTGGACCGGATCGCCGACGAACTGGACAAGCTGCCGCCACCGGCGACCACCGACCCGTTCGCCCAGGCCGACGCGGAGGAGGCGATCGCCGACTGGGCCGAGGAGGCGGGCATCGAACGGCCCGGCCTGCTCGGCTCCGGGGTCGCGGACCTCGGACTGGAGCTGGGCTGGCTGCTGGAGCGGCTGGAGGGCGTGGGGGAGCCGGCGCTCGCCCCGGCCCTGGACCACCTGGCGGCGCTGCTGGAGATCCGCTCGCTCGCGGCGGAGCTCCGTGCCGCGGGGCCCAGGATCTCCCAGCTCGTCTCCGCCACCCGGGATTACGCCAACCTCGACCGGGCGCCCGAACAGCGCTTCCCGGTGACCGACGGACTGGAGAACACGCTGGTCGTCCTGCGCGCCAAGCTCGCCGGGATCACCATCGTGCGTGAGTACGAGCCCGACCTGCCCGAACTGACGGGCTATCCCAGCGAGTTGAACCAGGTGTGGACCAACCTGGTCGACAACGCGGCCGAGGCCATGGAGGGCTCCGGGGTGCTGACCCTGCGGGCCCGCGCCGAGGGCGTCTGCATGGTCGTCGAGATCGCCGACACCGGCCGCGGCATCCCGGCCGAGTCCCTGCCGCGGATCTTCGAACCCTTCTACACCACCAAGGACGTGGGCAAGGGTACGGGCCTGGGGCTGCACCTCAGCTACCGCATCGTGACCCAGCGCCACCACGGGTCGATCACCGCCCGCTCGCGTTCCGGCGAGACCCGGATGGTCGTCCGGCTGCCCTTCGCCGGCAGCGCCCAGTCCTGCGCCTCACCTGCGACAACACCCGAAACGGCACCCATCGTGGGCACCCGTCCCAGTTGA
- a CDS encoding (2Fe-2S)-binding protein, with protein MNGRPEQFSARPNELLVERLRDGLGLTGTKVGCDTGQCGTCVVRLDGRSVKSCLVLTASAAGSEVATIEGETTRGGELSGLQEALRQEHGTQCGFCTPGMVMALGELVDSTAGGEAPTEPEIREWLTGNLCRCTGYHSVVRGVQRACAAARAEAPSGASEPAAVAASTAAGQEV; from the coding sequence GTGAACGGAAGACCCGAGCAGTTCTCGGCGCGGCCGAACGAACTGCTCGTGGAACGGCTCCGCGACGGCCTCGGGCTCACCGGCACCAAGGTCGGCTGCGACACCGGCCAGTGCGGCACCTGCGTCGTCCGCCTCGACGGCCGGTCCGTCAAGAGCTGCCTGGTCCTGACCGCCTCCGCCGCCGGCAGCGAGGTGGCCACCATCGAGGGCGAGACCACCCGCGGCGGTGAACTGTCCGGCCTCCAGGAGGCACTGCGCCAGGAACACGGCACCCAGTGCGGCTTCTGCACCCCCGGCATGGTCATGGCACTCGGCGAACTCGTCGACTCCACCGCCGGCGGCGAAGCCCCCACCGAACCCGAGATCCGCGAGTGGCTCACCGGCAACCTGTGCCGCTGCACCGGCTACCACAGCGTCGTACGGGGCGTGCAGCGCGCCTGCGCGGCCGCCCGCGCCGAGGCGCCCTCCGGAGCCAGCGAGCCCGCCGCCGTCGCCGCGTCCACCGCTGCCGGACAGGAGGTGTGA
- a CDS encoding FAD binding domain-containing protein, protein MILTEFDYVRPAGLDEALALLSGTRGARVLAGGQSLLPDLRAGADRAALLVDIRRLEELRGVTRTPDGTRLRIGSLTTLAELAVDPLVLAEAPELAAAARANGDPQVRNLGTVGGNLAAAGRATDLPVAALAADAVVELAGPGGRSTLAAEELAAGSPPAAVVLTALLVPAAGPAAAFEKTADRATRYPVCATAVRITPGGLRIAVTGATSRPLRLRGVEDRLRGGPYGTDAVLAAFRAEPRELFVPGRGTSAEYLGHLVGVLTARALQRAEQALDR, encoded by the coding sequence GTGATCCTCACCGAGTTCGACTACGTCCGGCCCGCCGGCCTCGACGAGGCGCTCGCCCTGCTGTCCGGGACCCGCGGCGCCCGGGTCCTGGCCGGAGGCCAGAGCCTGCTGCCCGACCTGCGCGCGGGAGCCGACCGGGCCGCGCTGCTGGTCGACATCCGGCGGTTGGAGGAGCTGCGCGGCGTCACGCGCACCCCCGACGGCACCCGGCTGCGGATCGGGTCCCTCACCACGCTCGCCGAGCTCGCCGTCGACCCGCTGGTGCTCGCCGAGGCCCCGGAACTGGCCGCCGCGGCCCGCGCCAACGGCGACCCCCAGGTCCGCAACCTCGGCACGGTCGGCGGCAACCTCGCCGCCGCCGGGCGGGCCACCGACCTGCCGGTCGCCGCCCTGGCCGCCGACGCCGTGGTCGAACTGGCCGGCCCCGGCGGGCGGTCCACCCTGGCGGCCGAGGAGCTCGCGGCCGGCAGCCCGCCCGCCGCCGTGGTCCTCACCGCGCTGCTCGTGCCGGCCGCCGGCCCGGCCGCGGCCTTCGAGAAGACCGCCGACCGCGCCACCCGCTACCCGGTGTGCGCCACCGCCGTACGGATCACCCCCGGCGGGCTGCGCATCGCCGTCACCGGGGCCACCTCCCGGCCCTTGCGGCTGCGCGGGGTCGAGGACCGGCTGCGCGGGGGCCCGTACGGCACGGACGCCGTGCTCGCGGCCTTCCGCGCCGAGCCCAGGGAGCTCTTCGTCCCCGGGCGCGGCACCTCGGCCGAGTACCTCGGCCATCTCGTGGGGGTCCTCACGGCCCGAGCCTTGCAGAGGGCCGAGCAGGCCCTCGACCGATAG
- a CDS encoding xanthine dehydrogenase family protein molybdopterin-binding subunit — MTAVTGEAPATGSGVLGQPLDSREDPQLLRGEATYVADIDLPGTAHMAILGSPVAHAKILSIETKAAEQLPGVLKVATAADFTDVMPLPCIWIPGGVESHFPPHPYGLPGARPVLTGDTVRHVGDPIAVVVAETPRQATAALAAIAVEYEPLPVVTRADEALADGAPQLHEAVPGNLNAYWTCGDKDRTDAAIAEAEVTVELDLVNQRTINSPIEPRGAVGDYDAATGEYTLYASTQGPHNHRFLLSALVLGIPFNKLRVIAPTVGGSFGTKGYLYPDMALVLLLSKALGRPVKWVDTRTGLMNSTVQGRDHRQHVTLAGTRDGRITAVRCTSYANLGAYPSTIGPGVATALMGRSISGMYDIDAAFCEVYAAFTNTVSLGAQRGSGRAEAAFLMERLVDRYAGEIGMDPAAVRRKNLVPKEKFPYDNGLGWTYDSGNYQLNFDKAIELSGYADMPARKAEARTRGKRLGVGLATYVAICGVGPSTRMSQEGMLGGTWESANIRVHPTGEVTVIVGSASTGQSHGTVFAQVAADELGIDPDTVQVLEGDTQKAPYGQGTYGSRSYSMAAPAVALTARKIKSKLIRAGAVFLGVPEDKVVYEGGRVFEEGNEQNTKTFAELAMSMWYGWGLPAEIEPALDETTHFDPPDFNYPFGTHVAVVEIDELTGETEVVSYTAVDDAGHIGNPKIVLGQIEGSITHGLGQALMEAAVYDEQGLLISSDLTTYALPRAADVPFFTLDKTVTPSPHNPLGAKGAGEIATVPPAAAVVNAVVDALSDLGVQHIDMPLTPEKVWRRLRGEAQ; from the coding sequence ATGACCGCAGTGACGGGGGAGGCCCCGGCCACGGGGAGCGGAGTCCTCGGACAGCCGCTGGACAGCCGCGAGGATCCGCAATTGCTGCGCGGCGAGGCCACGTACGTGGCGGACATCGACCTGCCGGGCACCGCCCACATGGCCATCCTGGGCAGCCCGGTGGCGCACGCGAAGATCCTCTCCATCGAGACCAAGGCCGCCGAGCAGCTGCCCGGCGTGCTCAAGGTGGCCACCGCCGCCGACTTCACCGACGTCATGCCGCTGCCCTGCATCTGGATCCCCGGCGGCGTCGAGAGCCACTTCCCGCCCCACCCCTACGGACTTCCCGGCGCCCGCCCGGTCCTCACCGGCGACACCGTCCGGCACGTGGGCGACCCCATCGCCGTGGTCGTCGCCGAGACCCCGCGCCAGGCCACCGCGGCGCTCGCCGCCATCGCCGTCGAGTACGAGCCGCTGCCCGTGGTCACCCGCGCCGACGAGGCGCTCGCCGACGGCGCGCCCCAGCTGCACGAGGCCGTCCCCGGCAACCTGAACGCGTACTGGACCTGCGGCGACAAGGACCGCACCGACGCGGCCATCGCCGAGGCCGAGGTCACCGTCGAGCTCGACCTCGTCAACCAGCGCACCATCAACAGCCCCATCGAGCCGCGCGGCGCCGTCGGCGACTACGACGCGGCCACCGGCGAGTACACGCTCTACGCCTCCACCCAGGGTCCGCACAACCACCGCTTCCTGCTCTCCGCGCTGGTCCTCGGCATCCCCTTCAACAAGCTCCGGGTCATCGCCCCGACCGTCGGCGGCAGCTTCGGCACCAAGGGGTACCTGTACCCCGACATGGCGCTCGTGCTGCTGCTGTCCAAGGCGCTCGGCCGGCCCGTGAAGTGGGTGGACACCCGTACCGGGCTGATGAACTCCACCGTCCAGGGCCGCGACCACCGCCAGCACGTGACGCTCGCCGGCACCCGCGACGGCCGGATCACCGCCGTGCGCTGCACCAGCTACGCCAACCTCGGCGCGTACCCCTCCACCATCGGCCCCGGTGTCGCCACCGCCCTGATGGGCCGCTCCATCAGCGGCATGTACGACATCGACGCCGCCTTCTGCGAGGTCTACGCCGCCTTCACCAACACCGTCTCGCTCGGAGCCCAGCGAGGCAGCGGACGCGCCGAGGCCGCCTTCCTCATGGAGCGGCTCGTCGACCGGTACGCCGGCGAGATCGGCATGGACCCGGCGGCCGTCCGCCGCAAGAACCTGGTGCCGAAGGAGAAGTTCCCGTACGACAACGGACTCGGCTGGACCTACGACTCCGGGAACTACCAGCTGAACTTCGACAAGGCCATCGAGCTGTCGGGCTACGCCGACATGCCCGCCCGCAAGGCCGAGGCCCGCACCCGCGGCAAGCGGCTCGGCGTCGGCCTCGCCACCTACGTGGCGATCTGCGGGGTCGGCCCCTCCACCCGGATGTCCCAGGAGGGCATGCTCGGCGGCACCTGGGAGAGCGCGAACATCCGCGTCCACCCGACCGGCGAGGTCACCGTCATCGTGGGATCCGCCTCCACCGGCCAGAGCCACGGCACGGTCTTCGCGCAGGTCGCCGCCGACGAGCTCGGCATCGACCCGGACACCGTCCAGGTCCTGGAGGGCGACACGCAAAAGGCCCCGTACGGGCAGGGCACCTACGGTTCCCGCTCCTACAGCATGGCCGCGCCCGCCGTCGCCCTCACCGCCCGCAAGATCAAGAGCAAGCTGATCCGGGCCGGCGCCGTCTTCCTGGGGGTCCCCGAGGACAAGGTGGTCTACGAGGGCGGCCGCGTCTTCGAAGAGGGCAACGAGCAGAACACCAAGACCTTCGCCGAGCTGGCGATGTCCATGTGGTACGGCTGGGGGCTGCCCGCCGAGATCGAACCCGCCCTCGACGAGACCACGCACTTCGACCCGCCGGACTTCAACTACCCCTTCGGCACGCACGTGGCGGTCGTCGAGATCGACGAACTGACCGGCGAGACCGAGGTGGTGTCCTACACCGCCGTCGACGACGCCGGCCACATCGGCAACCCCAAGATCGTCCTCGGTCAGATCGAGGGCAGCATCACGCACGGCCTCGGCCAGGCCCTGATGGAGGCCGCCGTCTACGACGAACAGGGCCTGCTCATCAGCTCCGACCTGACCACGTACGCCCTGCCGCGCGCCGCCGACGTGCCGTTCTTCACGCTCGACAAGACCGTCACGCCCAGCCCGCACAACCCGCTCGGCGCCAAGGGCGCCGGCGAGATCGCCACCGTCCCGCCCGCCGCGGCCGTCGTCAACGCCGTCGTCGACGCCCTGTCCGACCTGGGCGTCCAGCACATCGACATGCCCCTCACCCCCGAGAAGGTCTGGCGCCGCCTGAGAGGAGAAGCCCAGTGA
- a CDS encoding IS701 family transposase translates to MARVVLPEDSTTEISELIDVLISLLFESLPRRDQRNWARVYLNGLVRTTGKKTIRNIAGTGASSVEQSLQQFISKSPWDWTPVRRSLAQHLERTAQRPLAWVLQPMVIEKAGDRSVGVGRQFVPQLGRTANCQQASGIWLASSEASFPVEWTLTLPGPWTNELLRRRRAGIPDTARSLTPAQDAVHAVQRMAASWQLQRRPVVMEVAGADLPQSIESFTLQDIPFVFKVDGSLPVSFGGAGRFKPGPHTAPARELIDSLRSQRRVVEWTRHGRAEGAVTLLTSASIFATPCEDRPVPAPPTPLLLVGAWTEAALLPSEFWITNIGDRPLAQLFLLAKLTDRVSLDFAETCEPVGIRDFEGRSFRGWHHHATLASVAHAAKLLGARPPMPDGYPGPTRSAAATARPPAARPPAARPATPAVLPPRPHLPGQAPRREYIR, encoded by the coding sequence ATGGCTCGCGTAGTCCTGCCGGAGGATTCCACGACGGAAATCTCCGAATTGATCGACGTCCTGATCTCTCTGCTCTTCGAATCATTACCCCGGCGGGACCAGCGAAACTGGGCCCGCGTTTATCTGAACGGCCTGGTGCGGACCACCGGGAAGAAAACAATTCGTAACATCGCCGGAACAGGGGCCAGTTCCGTCGAGCAGAGCCTCCAGCAGTTCATCAGCAAGTCCCCCTGGGACTGGACCCCGGTCCGCCGCTCCCTCGCCCAGCACCTCGAACGCACCGCACAGCGCCCCCTGGCCTGGGTGCTCCAGCCCATGGTCATAGAGAAGGCGGGGGACCGCTCCGTCGGCGTCGGCCGGCAGTTCGTCCCCCAGCTCGGCCGCACCGCCAACTGTCAGCAGGCGAGCGGGATCTGGCTCGCCTCCAGCGAGGCCAGCTTCCCGGTCGAATGGACCCTCACCCTCCCCGGGCCCTGGACCAACGAACTCCTGCGCCGCCGCCGGGCCGGCATCCCCGACACGGCCCGCTCCCTCACTCCCGCCCAGGACGCCGTACACGCCGTCCAGCGGATGGCCGCCAGCTGGCAACTCCAGCGCCGGCCCGTGGTGATGGAGGTCGCGGGCGCCGATCTCCCGCAGAGCATCGAGTCCTTCACCCTCCAGGACATCCCCTTCGTCTTCAAGGTCGACGGCTCGCTGCCGGTCTCCTTCGGCGGCGCCGGCCGGTTCAAACCCGGGCCGCACACCGCCCCGGCCCGCGAACTCATCGACTCCCTGCGCTCCCAGCGCCGCGTCGTCGAATGGACCCGGCACGGCCGCGCCGAGGGCGCGGTCACCCTGCTGACCTCGGCTTCGATCTTCGCCACCCCCTGCGAGGACCGCCCCGTACCCGCGCCGCCCACCCCGCTGCTGCTGGTCGGAGCATGGACCGAAGCCGCCCTGCTGCCCTCCGAGTTCTGGATCACCAACATCGGTGACCGGCCGCTCGCCCAGCTCTTCCTGCTGGCCAAACTCACCGACCGCGTCTCCCTCGACTTCGCCGAGACCTGCGAACCCGTGGGCATCCGGGACTTCGAGGGCCGCTCCTTCCGGGGCTGGCACCACCACGCCACCCTCGCCAGCGTGGCCCACGCCGCGAAACTGCTCGGCGCGCGCCCGCCGATGCCCGACGGATACCCCGGACCCACCCGGTCGGCCGCCGCGACGGCCCGACCACCTGCCGCCCGACCACCTGCGGCCCGGCCGGCGACCCCGGCCGTCCTGCCGCCGCGCCCGCACCTGCCCGGACAGGCCCCGCGCCGCGAGTACATCCGCTGA
- a CDS encoding XdhC family protein, translating into MLDIADELRAWCAAQREFALATVVAVSGSAPRGPGASLAVDDKGTALGSISGGCVESAVHELCLDALASGEGGLHRFGYSDDDAFAVGLTCGGVLDVLVTPVRGLDPVRPVLGSVLDAAAGGARAALARVVSGPPTQLGRALAVHADGTYEGGLGGGPDLDRTAARQVRALLLAGRTGTAELGTAGGLCGQPLTLLVESAAEAPRLLVYGAIDFAAALARIGAFLGHRVTVCDARPVFATPARFPGADEVVVDWPHRHLAAEWDAGRLDSRTAVCVLTHDAKFDVPLLELALRLPLGYVGAMGSRRTHTERERRLRAQGVTDAALARLRSPIGLDLGGATPEETALAIAAEFTAVRHGGSVLPLAGRRGPVHRRTRPAGTKVP; encoded by the coding sequence ATGCTCGACATAGCCGACGAGCTACGCGCGTGGTGCGCCGCGCAGCGGGAGTTCGCACTCGCCACCGTCGTCGCCGTCAGTGGGAGCGCTCCCCGCGGCCCCGGCGCGTCCCTCGCCGTCGACGACAAGGGCACCGCGCTCGGCTCCATCTCCGGAGGCTGCGTGGAATCCGCCGTGCACGAACTGTGCCTCGACGCCCTCGCCTCCGGCGAAGGCGGCCTGCACCGCTTCGGCTACAGCGACGACGACGCCTTCGCCGTCGGCCTGACCTGCGGCGGAGTCCTCGACGTCCTGGTCACCCCGGTGCGCGGGCTCGACCCGGTCCGGCCCGTGCTCGGCTCGGTGCTCGACGCCGCCGCCGGGGGCGCCCGGGCCGCGCTCGCCCGGGTGGTCTCCGGACCGCCGACCCAGCTGGGCCGGGCGCTCGCCGTCCACGCCGACGGCACCTACGAGGGCGGACTCGGCGGCGGCCCCGACCTGGACCGGACCGCCGCCCGGCAGGTACGGGCGCTGCTGCTGGCCGGGCGCACCGGCACCGCCGAGCTCGGCACGGCCGGCGGGCTCTGCGGGCAGCCCCTGACCCTCCTCGTGGAATCGGCGGCCGAGGCGCCCCGGCTGCTCGTCTACGGGGCCATCGACTTCGCCGCGGCCCTCGCCCGGATCGGCGCCTTCCTCGGCCACCGGGTCACCGTGTGCGACGCCAGGCCCGTCTTCGCGACCCCGGCCCGCTTCCCCGGCGCCGACGAGGTGGTCGTCGACTGGCCGCACCGGCACCTGGCCGCCGAATGGGACGCGGGCCGCCTGGACTCCCGTACCGCGGTCTGCGTCCTCACCCACGACGCCAAATTCGACGTACCGCTGCTGGAACTGGCCCTGCGGCTGCCCCTGGGCTACGTGGGAGCCATGGGATCGCGGCGCACCCACACCGAACGCGAGAGACGCTTGCGGGCCCAGGGCGTCACCGACGCCGCCCTGGCCCGCCTGCGCTCACCCATCGGACTCGACCTCGGCGGCGCCACCCCGGAGGAGACCGCGCTGGCCATCGCCGCCGAGTTCACCGCCGTCCGGCACGGCGGATCGGTGCTCCCCCTGGCCGGGCGGCGCGGCCCCGTCCACCGCCGGACCCGGCCCGCCGGGACCAAGGTCCCGTAG
- a CDS encoding TMEM175 family protein, whose protein sequence is MESETGRIEAFSDGVFAVIITILVLELKVPEETGSDFWHGVREQWPHYAAYVVSFLIIGVMWVNHHTIFSHLRRVDRPLLFLNLLVLMVVSVVPYTTNVLAEHLMEEGGSANAAAVLYSAVTVAYALAFLAFWWYVTRVGHLFHEQVDKEGARATRVRFGLGAIAYPLTVLLAFYSAPLTLVAHFLIAIYYAANQIPIPLVVEEERLETASDLRK, encoded by the coding sequence ATGGAAAGTGAAACCGGGCGGATCGAGGCATTCAGTGACGGCGTATTCGCCGTCATCATCACGATCCTCGTTCTGGAATTAAAGGTTCCGGAAGAAACCGGCTCGGACTTCTGGCACGGAGTCCGGGAACAGTGGCCCCATTACGCCGCCTACGTCGTGAGTTTCCTCATCATCGGTGTGATGTGGGTGAACCACCACACCATCTTCAGTCACCTCAGGCGGGTGGACCGCCCCCTGTTGTTCCTGAATCTCCTCGTGCTGATGGTGGTGTCGGTGGTCCCGTACACCACCAACGTCCTCGCCGAGCACCTCATGGAGGAAGGCGGCTCCGCCAACGCGGCCGCGGTCCTCTACAGCGCCGTCACGGTGGCCTACGCCCTGGCGTTCCTGGCCTTCTGGTGGTATGTCACCCGCGTCGGCCACCTCTTCCACGAGCAGGTGGACAAGGAGGGCGCACGCGCCACACGAGTGCGCTTCGGCCTCGGAGCCATCGCGTACCCCCTCACCGTCCTGCTGGCCTTCTACTCCGCACCACTCACACTTGTCGCCCACTTCCTGATCGCGATCTACTATGCGGCGAACCAGATCCCCATCCCCCTCGTGGTAGAGGAAGAGCGGCTCGAAACTGCCAGCGACCTCAGGAAGTAG
- a CDS encoding MFS transporter, which translates to MADTSETTTGVTVHPAARAASAPRGSGFWVVGAVLVLLMLSSSVPSALYVLYQQEWGLSSGTITVVFALYAVTVLAGLLLFGSLSDTLGRRPVLGGALVLAMVSMVLFAGAQGLGLLLAARAVQGLAVGLATGAMGAALLELSPASRPALGAQVNSAGPTVGIGLGGIGAGLLVQFAPAPTVLSYLLLVGAFAATLVGVVRMRESAPGAGGRFRVVPHRIRVPADARGRFTVLVLTIVAVWSVGGFYLSLGPHLALSLLESTNYLVGGATVALLAGAATAAQLALGRTEALRTAVLGLLGLLAGLGLVLLALGIRSAAVFLVATAVLGSGWGAAFLGSFRALSTLAQPAHRGELTAAVYVFAYLAMSVPAVLAGMLTNIHGLHRTSVGFMAAVAGVCALALLATLRLAARTRAEGSAA; encoded by the coding sequence GTGGCCGACACATCCGAGACGACCACGGGGGTAACCGTGCACCCAGCCGCCCGCGCGGCCAGTGCGCCCAGAGGCTCCGGCTTCTGGGTGGTGGGAGCGGTCCTCGTCCTGCTGATGCTCTCCTCCTCCGTGCCTTCCGCCCTCTACGTGCTCTACCAGCAGGAGTGGGGGCTCTCCTCCGGCACGATCACGGTGGTCTTCGCCCTGTACGCGGTCACCGTGCTGGCCGGGCTGCTGCTGTTCGGCTCCCTCTCCGACACCCTGGGCCGGCGCCCGGTCCTGGGCGGCGCACTGGTCCTGGCCATGGTCTCGATGGTCCTGTTCGCCGGGGCCCAGGGCCTCGGACTGCTGCTGGCGGCCCGCGCCGTCCAGGGGCTCGCCGTGGGCCTGGCCACCGGGGCGATGGGCGCGGCCCTGCTGGAACTCAGCCCCGCGTCCAGACCCGCACTCGGCGCCCAGGTCAACAGCGCCGGCCCCACCGTGGGCATCGGGCTGGGCGGGATCGGGGCCGGACTCCTGGTCCAGTTCGCGCCCGCGCCGACGGTGCTGAGCTACCTGCTGCTGGTCGGGGCCTTCGCCGCGACCTTGGTGGGGGTGGTCCGGATGCGGGAGAGCGCGCCGGGAGCCGGCGGCCGCTTCCGGGTGGTCCCGCACCGGATCCGCGTGCCGGCGGACGCCCGGGGCCGCTTCACCGTCCTCGTCCTGACCATCGTCGCGGTCTGGTCGGTGGGCGGCTTCTACCTCTCCCTCGGCCCGCACCTGGCGCTGTCGCTGCTGGAGTCCACCAACTACCTCGTCGGCGGGGCCACGGTCGCCCTGCTCGCCGGCGCCGCCACCGCCGCCCAGCTGGCGCTCGGCCGCACCGAGGCACTGCGCACCGCCGTGCTCGGTCTGCTCGGCCTCCTCGCCGGACTCGGCCTGGTGCTGCTGGCGCTGGGCATCCGCTCGGCCGCCGTGTTCCTCGTGGCCACGGCCGTCCTCGGCAGCGGCTGGGGCGCGGCCTTCCTCGGCTCCTTCCGCGCGCTGAGCACGCTCGCGCAGCCGGCGCACCGCGGTGAACTGACCGCCGCCGTATACGTCTTCGCGTACCTCGCGATGAGCGTTCCGGCGGTCCTCGCCGGGATGCTCACCAACATCCACGGGCTGCACCGCACTTCGGTCGGCTTCATGGCCGCCGTCGCCGGCGTGTGCGCGCTGGCCCTGCTGGCCACCCTGCGACTGGCCGCCCGTACCAGGGCCGAGGGGAGTGCGGCGTGA
- a CDS encoding nuclear transport factor 2 family protein, with translation MATYDISKLHPVFVRQMEALAALDIEAVMKNYTDDAVLLRFEGVSVGIEAVRETFTGYLTVKPTLVELQEYIETEDTIFYRAIMNLNGEPEHAFGTLVVRDGRIWRQTAGFGG, from the coding sequence ATGGCCACGTACGACATCTCCAAGCTGCACCCGGTTTTCGTCCGCCAGATGGAGGCGCTGGCCGCCCTGGACATCGAGGCGGTGATGAAGAACTACACCGACGACGCCGTGCTGCTGCGCTTCGAGGGGGTCTCGGTGGGGATCGAAGCGGTTCGCGAGACGTTCACCGGCTATCTCACCGTGAAGCCCACGCTCGTGGAACTCCAGGAGTACATCGAGACCGAAGACACCATCTTCTACCGGGCGATCATGAACCTGAACGGCGAACCGGAGCACGCGTTCGGGACACTCGTCGTCCGCGATGGCCGAATCTGGCGCCAGACAGCCGGATTCGGCGGCTGA